The following coding sequences lie in one Loxodonta africana isolate mLoxAfr1 chromosome X, mLoxAfr1.hap2, whole genome shotgun sequence genomic window:
- the LOC100663984 gene encoding polyadenylate-binding protein 1-like 2 → MGIYTKRIISASPDPPTASLYVGDLHPEVTEAMLYEKFSPAGRILSIRICRDKITRRSLGYAYVNYQQPVDAKRALETLNFDVIKGRPVRIMWSQRDPSLRKSGVGNVFIKNLGKTIDNKALYNIFSTFGNILSCKVACDEKGPKGYGFVHFQEQESAERAIDVMNGMFLNYRKIFVGRFKSHKEREAERGAWARQSTSADVKDFDEDTDEEATLR, encoded by the coding sequence ATGGGTATCTACACCAAGAGGATCATCAGCGCCAGCCCCGACCCCCCCACGGCCTCGCTGTATGTGGGCGACCTGCACCCGGAGGTGACCGAGGCAATGCTGTACGAGAAGTTCAGCCCGGCCGGGCGCATCCTCTCCATCCGCATTTGCAGGGACAAGATCACCCGCCGCTCCTTGGGCTATGCGTATGTTAACTACCAGCAACCGGTGGACGCCAAGCGGGCCTTGGAGACCCTGAACTTTGATGTCATCAAGGGCAGGCCAGTGCGCATCATGTGGTCCCAGCGAGACCCCTCGCTCCGCAAGAGCGGGGTGGGCAACGTCTTCATCAAGAACCTGGGCAAGACCATCGACAACAAAGCGCTGTACAACATCTTCTCAACGTTTGGCAACATCCTCTCCTGCAAAGTGGCCTGCGATGAAAAGGGGCCCAAGGGCTACGGGTTCGTGCACTTCCAGGAGCAGGAGTCGGCTGAGCGGGCCATAGACGTGATGAACGGCATGTTTCTGAACTACCGCAAAATTTTCGTTGGGAGATTCAAGTCGCATAAAGAAAGAGAGGCCGAAAGGGGAGCCTGGGCCAGACAGTCCACGAGTGCTGACGTCAAGGATTTCGATGAAGACACCGATGAGGAAGCCACCTTGCGATGA